The proteins below come from a single Prolixibacter sp. NT017 genomic window:
- a CDS encoding transposase: MLLYSRPKQITVVFKDSFNHLKRNLHPEIKEKLWGGEFWTKSFYVNTVAHYIDEDTIQKILLKRSKFAIGC, encoded by the coding sequence GTGCTCCTATATTCAAGACCCAAACAGATTACAGTGGTTTTTAAGGATTCATTCAATCATTTAAAAAGAAACCTTCACCCAGAAATAAAGGAAAAACTTTGGGGTGGTGAGTTTTGGACAAAGAGTTTTTACGTTAATACGGTAGCTCACTATATCGATGAAGATACAATTCAAAAAATACTCCTCAAACGCAGCAAATTTGCCATTGGATGTTGA
- a CDS encoding two-component regulator propeller domain-containing protein, which produces MRILLRYIITIILSTVVIAVKAELTNNIFDIRHVGYSEGLSSQRVFSIVEDQNSAMWIATKTGIDRYNGNTIKNYTLSGNFYYGDMGGRTLRLLYDKHYGLWAYDNTGRIYRYSIEDDSFEQYMYLAEFINGEIILNKLCLDQNGTLWLGLSKGLYKKEADKPITSVISGQYVNDIISTGESLFVGTATGVLQLSYVHLDKVHWVLKGKDVQTLFHNITDNELWIGTFNNGLWVMNLNTSDLLHLKEQSSGFLNPIRAITSYDTHTLLVGIDGGGVYAVDRDSKKCHLLMSTEDSTDIFLPSNGIYAVTKDHQGNIWIGSYTGGVSVAILLKYPITILTHQRGNPQSLANNNINDIEEDSNGNLWFATDFGISIRNKSSHVWSHELKGVVVVALCKGENGSVWAGTYGDGIYLLNSRKQIVRHLTRQHGGLTTNYVFSLKQDTDGNLWVGGLDGQLLMMDKQGRPELTYDIKWIHSIEEVSDDQMAAATVNGFCLVNKRTGDIQRYATSQEYHKQNVSAYIISMLFNADSTVWLGTEGGGLNLYDMRTRKSRIFTMQNGLPSNDVYSLQRDARGRLWVSTGKGLALIENFQVSNLNYLGDIDKEYNKSSFARLTDGKFAYGSTNGVVLVTPDAITMTNYQAQLRFTGLTIDYLPADEEKRLRPAIYDMLTKGVVELDYKHNSFSVAFESINYRFQRDIAYQYILEGYEKSWSSLSSNGMVRYTNVSPGSYLLKVRSLRRNNGKTISERTLVVKVAQPWWNSWWAWMVYIFVAGVVLSFIWRYKSNQLQKRYDEDKIRFFIDTAHDIRTPVTLVMAPLDDLYKEKGLSDKALYLLELAHSNTNKLYKLITQLLEFEKADTHKQQTVLTPLNLNDILAEEIAGFQPMCDKKQLHLSLSLPDEDVYVMADLHIVEILLDNLVSNAIKYTMPLGDVHISLNYTKRKAIIEIKDSGIGIPKKAKKHLFTDVYRADNTQKSNEGGTGFGLLQARRIIKILHGKITFQSEENKGSTFTVTLPRTYAVPNPGSKQAVTPRELMFSKTTDAAGQKVSKTRRIGRQTGKDTLLIVEDHEALRYYLRKTFENDYRVVDVSDGQEAIAYLANEYPDLILSDVMMPGIQGDELCRLVKENPDTSGIPFILLTAKVNHDATVEGLKKGADDYIPKPFSTEILKLKIQSMIANRKRQRDFFMRQALLQVEADRERLNNSESQDITVKTDDNKTNEMVSDMLSESDRQFIIRASQLVIANMSNIDFNINTLCQEMAMSRTLFYSRLKSLTGKGPQEFIRIIRLQKAAELLKEGRNVTEVAADTGFVNTKYFSSLFKKQFGIQPSKYNQSDSAS; this is translated from the coding sequence ATGAGAATACTGTTGAGATATATCATTACTATTATATTGTCGACTGTAGTCATTGCTGTCAAGGCTGAATTGACTAACAATATATTCGATATCAGGCATGTCGGCTATTCGGAAGGTCTCAGCAGTCAGCGCGTATTTTCAATTGTTGAAGATCAGAACAGCGCAATGTGGATTGCCACAAAAACAGGAATAGATCGCTATAATGGCAATACCATAAAAAATTATACGTTATCCGGCAACTTTTACTACGGCGATATGGGGGGGCGTACACTTCGTTTGCTGTACGACAAACATTACGGACTATGGGCGTACGACAATACCGGGAGAATCTATCGCTATTCGATCGAGGATGACAGTTTCGAACAGTACATGTATTTGGCCGAATTTATCAATGGAGAAATCATTTTAAACAAGTTATGCCTGGATCAGAACGGAACATTATGGTTAGGACTTAGCAAAGGGCTGTATAAGAAAGAAGCTGATAAACCAATCACTTCGGTCATAAGCGGACAATATGTAAATGACATTATATCTACAGGCGAATCACTTTTTGTTGGTACAGCCACTGGGGTGTTACAGCTTTCGTACGTGCATTTAGACAAAGTGCATTGGGTGCTAAAAGGAAAAGATGTACAGACGCTCTTCCACAACATCACCGACAATGAACTTTGGATAGGCACTTTCAACAATGGCCTGTGGGTGATGAATCTAAACACTTCTGACCTGCTTCATCTGAAAGAACAAAGCTCCGGTTTTCTGAACCCGATAAGAGCGATTACCAGCTATGATACGCATACCTTGTTGGTAGGAATAGATGGCGGAGGTGTGTATGCAGTCGACCGGGACTCGAAAAAGTGCCATCTGCTTATGAGTACAGAAGATAGTACCGATATTTTCTTACCAAGCAATGGGATCTATGCCGTCACTAAAGACCACCAGGGAAACATCTGGATAGGAAGTTATACCGGGGGCGTATCCGTTGCTATTCTGTTGAAATACCCGATTACGATATTAACGCATCAAAGGGGAAATCCACAATCATTGGCAAATAACAATATCAATGATATCGAAGAGGATTCCAATGGAAACCTATGGTTTGCCACTGACTTCGGAATAAGCATCCGCAATAAATCTTCGCATGTGTGGAGTCACGAGCTAAAGGGTGTCGTAGTAGTTGCCTTATGTAAAGGGGAAAATGGTTCAGTGTGGGCAGGAACTTACGGAGACGGCATCTACCTTTTGAACAGCCGGAAACAGATCGTCCGTCATCTTACCAGGCAGCATGGAGGGCTTACAACAAACTATGTTTTTTCGCTCAAACAAGATACAGACGGGAACTTATGGGTGGGTGGCCTGGATGGACAACTGCTGATGATGGATAAACAGGGTCGTCCTGAACTTACATACGATATTAAGTGGATTCATTCCATAGAGGAGGTAAGTGATGACCAAATGGCCGCTGCCACGGTGAATGGGTTCTGCCTGGTGAATAAACGTACCGGAGATATCCAACGCTATGCCACCTCACAAGAATATCACAAACAGAATGTCAGTGCCTATATCATATCCATGCTTTTTAATGCCGATAGTACTGTATGGCTGGGGACAGAAGGAGGTGGGCTAAACCTGTATGATATGCGAACCCGAAAGTCAAGGATATTCACTATGCAGAACGGCCTTCCGTCTAACGACGTATACAGCCTGCAACGAGATGCGAGAGGACGTCTTTGGGTAAGTACGGGAAAAGGACTTGCGCTAATTGAAAACTTCCAGGTATCGAACCTCAATTATTTGGGTGACATAGATAAAGAATATAACAAATCGTCTTTTGCCCGGCTGACAGACGGGAAATTTGCCTATGGTAGCACAAATGGCGTTGTCTTGGTCACGCCTGACGCGATAACTATGACAAACTATCAGGCCCAATTGAGATTTACCGGCTTGACAATAGACTATTTGCCCGCTGATGAAGAGAAACGTTTACGTCCTGCAATCTATGACATGCTGACTAAAGGCGTGGTTGAACTTGACTACAAACACAACTCATTCTCAGTTGCCTTTGAGTCGATCAATTACCGCTTTCAGCGTGATATCGCCTACCAGTATATTTTGGAAGGATACGAGAAATCATGGAGTAGCTTATCGTCCAATGGCATGGTGAGGTACACCAATGTATCTCCGGGTTCTTATCTCCTCAAAGTACGCAGCTTGCGCCGGAATAATGGGAAAACGATATCCGAACGAACACTTGTTGTAAAAGTCGCTCAGCCTTGGTGGAATTCTTGGTGGGCATGGATGGTTTACATTTTCGTCGCAGGTGTTGTCTTGTCCTTTATCTGGCGTTATAAGAGCAATCAGCTTCAGAAACGGTATGATGAAGACAAAATAAGGTTCTTCATTGATACCGCACATGACATCAGGACACCTGTAACACTAGTTATGGCACCTTTGGACGACCTGTATAAGGAGAAGGGGCTCTCGGACAAAGCCCTTTACCTCCTGGAACTGGCCCACAGCAATACGAACAAGCTCTATAAACTTATCACTCAGTTACTCGAATTTGAAAAAGCAGACACCCACAAGCAACAGACTGTATTAACCCCTTTAAACCTCAACGATATCCTTGCAGAAGAGATTGCCGGTTTCCAGCCAATGTGCGACAAGAAACAATTGCATTTAAGTCTTTCGTTGCCTGATGAAGACGTTTACGTTATGGCAGATTTGCATATTGTAGAGATACTGCTGGACAATCTCGTTTCCAATGCCATTAAGTATACGATGCCGCTGGGTGATGTCCACATAAGTTTAAATTACACAAAACGAAAAGCCATTATAGAAATTAAAGACAGTGGCATTGGAATTCCCAAAAAGGCAAAGAAACACTTGTTTACGGATGTTTACAGAGCCGACAATACGCAAAAATCGAATGAAGGCGGAACAGGTTTTGGACTCTTACAGGCGCGCCGGATAATAAAAATATTACACGGAAAGATCACTTTTCAATCCGAAGAGAATAAAGGTAGCACTTTTACGGTAACACTGCCGAGAACGTATGCCGTTCCTAACCCCGGCTCCAAGCAAGCTGTTACCCCCAGAGAACTCATGTTCTCGAAAACGACAGATGCTGCCGGACAAAAAGTAAGCAAGACACGTCGCATAGGCCGGCAAACAGGAAAAGATACGCTGCTTATCGTAGAAGATCACGAGGCCCTCCGCTATTACCTGCGTAAAACTTTCGAGAACGACTATCGGGTGGTTGACGTTTCTGACGGGCAAGAGGCTATCGCATACCTCGCAAACGAATACCCTGATTTGATCCTATCCGACGTCATGATGCCGGGCATACAAGGGGATGAGCTTTGCAGGCTGGTAAAAGAAAATCCGGACACCTCGGGTATACCCTTTATCCTGCTTACCGCAAAAGTTAATCATGATGCCACGGTTGAAGGATTAAAGAAAGGTGCAGACGACTATATTCCCAAACCTTTCAGCACTGAGATTCTAAAGCTGAAAATACAGAGCATGATTGCCAACAGAAAAAGACAGCGGGACTTTTTCATGCGGCAAGCTCTTTTACAAGTTGAAGCAGATAGAGAACGCCTGAATAATAGCGAAAGCCAGGATATAACAGTAAAAACCGATGATAATAAGACGAATGAAATGGTTTCGGATATGCTATCGGAAAGTGATCGTCAGTTTATCATACGAGCGTCTCAACTTGTCATCGCAAACATGAGCAACATTGATTTCAATATCAATACACTTTGCCAGGAAATGGCCATGAGCCGGACCCTTTTTTACAGCCGCCTAAAATCGCTGACTGGGAAAGGACCACAAGAGTTTATACGCATTATCCGGCTTCAGAAAGCAGCAGAACTATTAAAAGAAGGTAGAAATGTAACGGAAGTTGCCGCAGATACCGGATTTGTAAATACAAAATACTTTAGTTCGTTGTTTAAGAAACAATTTGGCATACAACCCAGCAAATACAATCAATCCGATTCAGCGTCATAG
- a CDS encoding family 16 glycosylhydrolase has translation MKKTAVLLLLVCLMQQSCSSNDVVDTGEHGNFFFKDDFESFDENIWTKEVHEAGWVNQELQAYDAAHVSVGTDEGKSVLILTAERKGNKIYSGRVNSKGKKNFKFKKIEASIKLPKTANGLWPAFWMMGDNGKPWPQCGEIDIMEMGERNGITEATTETFLNTAIHYGTDAGSGHQQEYQAANFSHSLQDGQYHVYTLDWNEDRLTVSVDNIKFHSFDISQTSGRSAYFHDNFFILFNLAVGGSFTGISDINEITALKDGEKVNMYIDWVKIN, from the coding sequence ATGAAAAAAACAGCAGTGTTACTGCTCTTGGTGTGTTTGATGCAACAATCCTGTTCATCAAACGATGTTGTGGATACAGGAGAACACGGGAATTTCTTTTTCAAAGACGATTTTGAATCTTTTGATGAAAATATCTGGACCAAAGAAGTGCATGAAGCCGGATGGGTAAACCAGGAACTGCAAGCATACGATGCAGCGCATGTTTCGGTGGGTACCGATGAAGGTAAATCAGTGCTGATTTTAACAGCCGAACGCAAAGGCAATAAAATCTACTCCGGACGTGTAAATTCTAAAGGAAAAAAGAACTTCAAATTCAAAAAGATAGAGGCAAGTATTAAGCTTCCCAAAACCGCGAACGGCCTTTGGCCGGCTTTCTGGATGATGGGAGACAACGGAAAGCCCTGGCCGCAATGCGGAGAAATAGATATTATGGAGATGGGCGAACGTAACGGAATTACTGAAGCCACAACCGAAACATTCCTGAACACAGCGATCCACTACGGGACCGATGCCGGCTCCGGACATCAGCAAGAATACCAGGCTGCAAACTTCTCCCATAGTTTACAGGACGGTCAATACCATGTCTATACCTTAGACTGGAACGAAGATCGTCTGACAGTATCGGTTGATAATATAAAATTTCATTCGTTCGACATTAGCCAAACCAGCGGACGTTCTGCGTATTTCCACGACAACTTCTTCATCTTATTTAATCTTGCCGTAGGTGGTTCTTTTACCGGCATCTCCGACATAAACGAAATTACGGCTTTAAAAGACGGGGAAAAGGTGAACATGTATATCGACTGGGTAAAAATCAATTAA
- a CDS encoding SusC/RagA family TonB-linked outer membrane protein has protein sequence MKIKAYKYILFCGLLAACLFGSAFQMKAAGLHDSATEQQELKVTGVVRDVHGTIPGATVVEKGNLSNGIITNEEGKFTLSVRPGATLIISYIGYKTQEVAVGQAPLDIVLEEDSKMVDDVVVTALGIKRERKALGYNVAEVNGDAFTKAKETNVINSMAGRVPGLIVSQTAGGPSGSTRVLLRGSTEMTGNNQPLYVIDGVPLDNTNYGSAGTSGGFDLGDGISGINPDDIENISVLKGPAASALYGSRASHGVILITTKKAEGKNSFDVEYNGTMTFDTQLAKWNDIQQVYGMGSNGTYSIDAVSNTNKSWGAKADGSNSLKYFDGVERPYLIIPDNTSGFFRTGFTATNTAIISNKSDNTGVRFTYTDMRNKDIVPKTHMSRNIFNLRANTSLGKVDFDFGVNYTREAVRNRPALGDSKSNIGKNLMTLATTYDQRWLKTYQDENGEYANWNGMDPYNVNPYWDVYKNSNDSKKDQFRFNGKAAWNINKHLKLQGTAGAELNWFTFEDYKAPTTPGFEAGRLQNSSFQNRMYNFELLALYNNSWGDFDLNGTLGGNVYKVDNKTTVTTAQDMQIRDVVALMSFNEISVEPGSYRKQINSVYGAANLGWKHMLYFDATLRGDQSSTLPTGNNIYVYPSFSGSFVFSELAQLKKIMPYGKLRMSWAQVGSDTDPYQLGLVYTKSKFTYPGYTIGYINNNTIPNKDLKPTKTNSFEIGLDTKFLNNRVGVDFTYYTQISKNQIMGMANSWTSGYNYRLINAGEIENKGIEIALNTRPIEIKDFSWDLNLNFSKNSNKVKRLVDNMDMFELEKAPWLDVQVAAKVGENFGSIVGPDFEYNENGDILIDPQTGLPQYDKSNHVLGNASWDWTGGATTTFTYKRLSLSAVFDVKVGADLYSMSARAAYESGKSKETLAGREGWYRSEEQRQAAGIAKGSSNWTPTGGFIAPGVIDNGDGTYRPNDIYINPEDYWMSVSRNAPSMFVFDNSYVKLRELTLSYSVPKSFLRNVVKGLNLSFVARNPFIIWKNIPNIDPDSNYNNTTGMGLEYGSLPSRRNYGFNVNVKF, from the coding sequence ATGAAAATAAAAGCTTACAAATACATTTTGTTTTGCGGACTATTAGCTGCCTGCCTGTTCGGAAGCGCATTCCAAATGAAAGCGGCAGGATTACATGATTCCGCTACAGAACAACAAGAACTCAAAGTTACAGGAGTGGTGAGGGATGTTCATGGCACTATCCCTGGAGCAACTGTTGTTGAGAAAGGAAATCTCAGCAACGGGATCATAACCAATGAAGAAGGTAAGTTTACCCTAAGTGTCCGTCCGGGAGCCACTCTTATCATTAGCTATATCGGTTATAAAACTCAGGAAGTAGCGGTTGGTCAGGCTCCGCTGGATATTGTTTTAGAAGAAGACAGCAAAATGGTTGATGATGTGGTTGTTACTGCTTTGGGGATCAAGAGAGAACGCAAAGCGCTGGGCTATAACGTAGCCGAAGTAAATGGCGACGCTTTTACAAAGGCCAAGGAAACCAACGTCATTAATTCAATGGCAGGTCGCGTACCCGGGCTGATCGTTAGTCAAACCGCAGGCGGTCCATCCGGATCCACCCGTGTTCTCCTGCGCGGCAGCACCGAAATGACCGGGAATAACCAGCCTCTGTATGTGATCGATGGTGTTCCTCTCGACAATACCAATTACGGCAGTGCCGGTACATCCGGTGGTTTCGACCTTGGCGATGGTATTTCAGGCATCAACCCCGATGATATCGAAAACATATCTGTACTTAAAGGCCCTGCTGCGTCTGCTCTTTACGGCAGTCGTGCCAGTCATGGTGTCATCCTGATCACCACCAAAAAAGCCGAAGGCAAGAACAGTTTCGATGTGGAATACAACGGAACGATGACTTTTGATACGCAACTTGCCAAATGGAACGACATACAACAGGTCTATGGTATGGGCAGCAACGGAACCTATAGTATCGATGCTGTATCCAATACCAATAAAAGTTGGGGTGCGAAAGCTGATGGAAGCAACTCACTGAAATACTTTGACGGTGTAGAGCGGCCTTACCTCATCATACCTGACAATACCTCGGGCTTTTTCCGTACAGGTTTTACTGCCACGAATACTGCCATCATCAGCAACAAAAGTGATAATACCGGTGTGCGCTTCACTTATACCGACATGCGCAACAAGGACATTGTTCCGAAAACCCACATGAGCCGTAACATCTTTAACCTGCGTGCCAATACTTCGCTGGGCAAGGTGGATTTTGATTTCGGTGTTAACTATACGCGGGAGGCCGTAAGAAATCGGCCTGCACTGGGCGACAGCAAGTCGAACATTGGTAAAAACCTGATGACACTGGCCACCACCTACGACCAACGATGGCTAAAAACGTACCAGGATGAAAATGGCGAGTACGCCAACTGGAATGGTATGGATCCCTACAATGTGAATCCCTATTGGGATGTCTATAAAAATAGCAACGACTCGAAGAAAGATCAATTCCGCTTCAATGGAAAGGCTGCCTGGAATATCAATAAGCATCTGAAGTTGCAGGGAACTGCGGGCGCCGAGCTCAACTGGTTTACTTTCGAAGACTATAAAGCCCCCACTACGCCCGGTTTTGAAGCAGGACGCCTTCAAAACAGTTCATTTCAAAACCGGATGTATAATTTTGAGCTACTCGCCCTTTACAACAATAGCTGGGGAGATTTCGACCTTAATGGTACCCTCGGAGGTAATGTGTACAAGGTGGATAACAAAACCACTGTCACCACTGCTCAGGATATGCAAATACGCGACGTAGTGGCGTTGATGAGCTTTAATGAAATCAGCGTAGAGCCAGGTAGTTACCGCAAGCAAATCAACTCGGTCTACGGTGCTGCCAATCTGGGGTGGAAACACATGCTCTATTTTGATGCCACGCTGCGCGGCGACCAGTCATCGACCCTTCCTACCGGCAACAACATCTATGTCTATCCCTCTTTTTCAGGTAGCTTCGTGTTCTCCGAACTGGCTCAGTTGAAGAAAATCATGCCTTACGGAAAGCTACGTATGTCATGGGCCCAGGTAGGTAGCGATACAGACCCTTACCAGTTAGGGCTGGTATACACCAAGTCTAAATTTACTTATCCAGGCTACACCATTGGCTATATCAACAACAACACGATTCCCAACAAGGACTTAAAACCGACAAAAACAAACTCTTTTGAGATAGGTCTGGATACAAAGTTTTTAAATAATCGGGTTGGTGTTGATTTTACCTACTATACACAGATTAGCAAAAACCAGATTATGGGCATGGCCAATTCCTGGACATCAGGTTACAACTACCGACTGATCAATGCCGGCGAAATTGAGAATAAAGGTATAGAAATAGCTCTCAATACACGCCCCATTGAAATCAAAGACTTTTCCTGGGATTTAAATCTGAACTTCTCGAAGAATAGCAACAAAGTAAAAAGGCTCGTCGACAATATGGATATGTTTGAATTGGAAAAAGCTCCCTGGCTCGATGTTCAGGTGGCAGCCAAGGTCGGCGAGAATTTTGGTTCGATAGTAGGACCTGACTTTGAATACAATGAAAATGGAGATATACTCATCGACCCGCAAACTGGGTTGCCTCAATATGACAAGAGCAATCATGTGCTGGGGAATGCATCCTGGGACTGGACCGGAGGTGCAACTACAACCTTTACTTACAAAAGACTGTCGCTTTCTGCCGTCTTTGATGTGAAAGTGGGAGCTGACCTCTACTCCATGTCTGCCCGTGCTGCTTATGAATCGGGCAAGAGCAAAGAAACACTTGCCGGACGTGAGGGATGGTACCGATCCGAAGAACAACGTCAAGCTGCCGGCATCGCCAAAGGCTCTTCCAACTGGACTCCCACCGGAGGGTTCATCGCTCCCGGCGTAATTGACAATGGTGACGGTACTTATCGTCCCAATGACATTTACATCAACCCCGAGGATTATTGGATGAGTGTAAGCCGCAATGCGCCGTCAATGTTTGTATTTGACAACTCGTATGTGAAATTACGCGAATTAACGCTGAGTTACAGTGTTCCAAAATCCTTTTTAAGAAATGTTGTAAAAGGTCTCAATCTCTCATTTGTTGCACGCAACCCATTTATCATATGGAAGAATATTCCGAACATCGATCCGGATTCCAATTACAACAACACGACTGGTATGGGTTTAGAGTATGGCTCATTACCATCGCGCAGAAACTACGGGTTCAATGTAAATGTTAAATTCTAA
- a CDS encoding SusD/RagB family nutrient-binding outer membrane lipoprotein, protein MKYNLSYIVIMLVTSVLFFTACSDKYMEDMNTDPSKAASIDPNAQLTTAQLQTYGDLGMVEIYRNYLYAFNQQLMGCWNTTNYGGRHTQDNSEMSRIWTSFYPTAIKNITDAEYRTANDTLKVNINSALRIYRVYLMSIITDIYGDAPYSEAGKGFLEGKFNPRYDTQEEIYNDFFLELSAAVANFDASKDKITGDVIYKGDIAKWKKLGNSLRLRFAMRISDVAPQKAQKEFEKALQADGGILENASDDALIKYMDISFSFGQEAYSDYRGNALSQLLFGNDPANNPSYLCSTLYNQLYNTGDPRTFRIARFYYDGLMSATSPDNRIDLTDEIIAKGVQTNPRDPGAFSWEPWPTGYDSDILKELAKTNPSVNPSVARETEPKLANNFLKGDNPGVVMTSAEVKFLLAEARLKGWNVGDASVNDLYIQGVRAAMDFLTDNYNCEVVSDDEFNTFIPNISIGYTDEQKKKAINTQAWILHLTNPAECWANVRRSGYPVLKSPADYGFGQFLTGGTEIPVRLCYPVLESSYNKANYDDALNRMGGNDSWHTRVWWNK, encoded by the coding sequence ATGAAATACAATCTATCCTATATAGTAATAATGTTGGTGACCTCTGTCCTGTTCTTTACTGCTTGCAGTGATAAGTACATGGAAGATATGAACACCGACCCCTCGAAGGCTGCTTCTATTGACCCCAATGCCCAACTCACGACTGCGCAGTTGCAAACTTATGGTGACCTGGGTATGGTCGAGATCTATCGAAACTATCTCTATGCATTCAATCAACAGCTAATGGGATGTTGGAATACCACAAATTATGGAGGACGTCACACACAAGATAACAGTGAGATGAGCCGTATCTGGACATCGTTTTATCCAACGGCCATCAAGAACATCACGGATGCAGAGTACCGTACTGCTAACGACACCCTAAAAGTGAATATTAATTCAGCTTTGCGTATATACAGAGTCTATCTCATGTCTATTATCACGGACATTTATGGTGATGCACCTTACAGCGAAGCTGGCAAGGGTTTTCTCGAAGGAAAGTTCAATCCCCGTTATGACACGCAGGAAGAAATATACAACGATTTCTTCCTGGAGTTAAGTGCTGCTGTTGCCAACTTTGACGCCAGTAAAGACAAAATTACGGGCGATGTTATTTACAAAGGAGACATCGCAAAATGGAAGAAACTGGGTAATTCTCTTCGTCTGCGCTTTGCTATGCGAATTTCCGATGTAGCGCCACAAAAGGCTCAGAAGGAGTTTGAAAAAGCGCTGCAAGCCGATGGCGGAATCCTGGAGAATGCCAGCGACGACGCACTTATCAAGTACATGGATATTTCGTTCAGCTTTGGCCAGGAAGCTTATTCCGATTATCGGGGTAATGCCTTATCGCAGTTACTCTTCGGTAACGATCCTGCCAATAATCCCAGCTATCTTTGTTCTACCTTGTACAACCAACTTTATAACACGGGCGACCCCCGTACTTTCAGAATCGCTCGCTTCTATTACGATGGGCTCATGAGTGCCACAAGTCCCGACAATCGTATTGACTTAACTGACGAGATAATCGCCAAAGGCGTCCAAACGAATCCCCGCGATCCGGGAGCTTTCTCCTGGGAACCATGGCCTACCGGTTATGACAGCGATATATTGAAGGAACTTGCCAAGACCAATCCTTCAGTCAACCCCAGCGTAGCTCGCGAAACCGAGCCCAAACTGGCTAATAATTTTCTCAAAGGTGATAATCCCGGGGTCGTGATGACTTCGGCAGAAGTGAAATTTCTGTTAGCGGAAGCCAGATTAAAAGGATGGAATGTTGGGGATGCCTCTGTTAATGACCTATATATTCAAGGAGTACGGGCAGCTATGGATTTTCTGACCGATAATTATAATTGTGAGGTTGTATCCGACGACGAATTCAATACGTTCATCCCGAATATCAGCATAGGCTACACCGACGAACAGAAAAAGAAAGCGATTAATACACAAGCATGGATTCTCCATCTCACCAACCCGGCCGAGTGCTGGGCCAACGTTCGCCGCTCAGGCTATCCCGTGCTTAAATCTCCTGCTGATTACGGCTTCGGCCAGTTCCTCACCGGAGGTACTGAAATTCCGGTGCGCCTTTGCTATCCGGTACTCGAATCGTCATACAACAAAGCAAATTATGATGACGCATTGAACCGAATGGGTGGTAATGATAGCTGGCACACACGCGTATGGTGGAATAAATAA
- the mtnP gene encoding S-methyl-5'-thioadenosine phosphorylase, whose product MKYIAIIGGSGLENPDILEDSKRIDVETPYGEPSSDFLTGKINGVDVVILSRHGREHTIPPTQVNNRANIWAIKELGCTHILSTTACGSLREEIKRGELIVPDQFIDFTRRRPVTFFDKFKPGKMKHTPMADPFEESLRARLLQSAGKLNIKAHDGGTVITIEGPRFSTRAESRMFQMWGADIINMSTAPEAILANELGIPYATVAMATDYDSWKTDEAPVSWEEILKVFNQNVENVTSLLTKAIGLI is encoded by the coding sequence ATGAAGTACATTGCCATAATTGGTGGTTCAGGACTCGAAAATCCTGATATTTTGGAAGACTCGAAACGAATTGATGTGGAAACGCCTTACGGTGAACCTAGTTCAGATTTTCTCACTGGGAAAATTAACGGAGTCGATGTTGTTATTTTATCGCGACACGGACGCGAACATACCATCCCTCCCACCCAGGTGAATAACCGGGCCAATATATGGGCCATCAAAGAACTGGGCTGTACACACATTTTATCAACCACCGCCTGTGGCAGTTTGAGAGAAGAGATAAAAAGAGGTGAGCTAATTGTACCCGATCAATTTATCGATTTTACCCGCAGACGACCCGTTACCTTCTTCGACAAATTCAAACCCGGCAAAATGAAGCACACTCCCATGGCCGATCCGTTTGAAGAAAGTTTGCGTGCCCGGTTATTGCAAAGTGCCGGAAAACTCAACATCAAAGCGCACGACGGAGGAACGGTGATAACCATTGAGGGACCTCGTTTTTCAACCCGTGCTGAATCCCGGATGTTTCAGATGTGGGGCGCCGATATCATTAACATGTCGACCGCACCCGAAGCTATCCTGGCCAACGAATTAGGAATTCCTTATGCTACCGTTGCCATGGCAACCGATTACGATAGTTGGAAAACCGATGAAGCTCCGGTTTCCTGGGAAGAGATTCTGAAGGTATTCAATCAGAACGTTGAGAATGTCACAAGCCTTTTAACGAAAGCCATCGGGTTAATCTAA